A single Ziziphus jujuba cultivar Dongzao chromosome 11, ASM3175591v1 DNA region contains:
- the LOC107409921 gene encoding L-type lectin-domain containing receptor kinase VIII.1: MSKLFPKFSGIFFAHFTLFFVFHNSVLIKAATEFDFGTLTLSSLKLLGDAHLNNGSVRLTRDLTVPNSGAGRVLYTKPIRFRQAGTHNPTSFSTFFSFSVTNLNPSSIGGGLAFVITPDDETVGDAGGFLGLVSGEGLGPASGFLAVEFDTLMDVEFKDINGNHVGLDLNSMVSTQVADLGALDVDLKSGDVVNAWIEYDGSTRVFNISVSYSNLKPKEPLLSFSLDLDQFVNDFMYVGFSGSTQGSTEIHSVEWWSFSSSFESNSSPGPPDLSPSAPAPPPPTTTLMNPTANSVRSPPPSLAPSGSDSITSTNQKNSKSSSCHNQLCKQGPGAVAGVVTASAFVLALFAGALIWVYSKKFKHVKNKSESSFASEILKTPKEFTYRQLKTATKCFNANRIIGHGAFGTVYKGILPDTGDIVAVKRCSHSSQGKNEFLSELSIIGTLRHRNLVRLQGWCHEKGEILLVYDLMPNGSLDKALFEARMPLPWPHRRKILFGVASALAYLHQECENQVIHRDVKTSNIMLDEGFNARLGDFGLARQIEHDKSPDATVAAGTMGYLAPEYLLTGRATEKTDVFSYGAVVLEVASGRRPIEREVSGVGKVGVSGNLVEWVWSLHREGRLLTAADSRLEGEFEEGEMRKILLVGLACSHPDPLARPTMRNVVQMLVGEAEVPLVPRAKPSTSFSTSYLLQSLQDSVSDCNGMINLSTSSSEESFKGVDLV, translated from the coding sequence ATGTCAaaactttttcctaaattttctgGCATTTTCTTCGCCCACTTTACACTGTTTTTTGTCTTTCACAACAGTGTTTTGATAAAAGCAGCCACTGAATTCGACTTTGGAACGTTAACTCTGAGCAGTCTGAAGCTTCTCGGAGATGCCCACTTGAACAATGGCAGTGTCCGCCTTACTCGAGACCTCACCGTCCCGAACTCCGGCGCCGGCAGGGTTCTCTACACCAAACCAATCAGATTCCGGCAGGCCGGAACTCACAACCCGACGAGCTTCTCCACATTCTTCTCCTTCTCCGTCACGAATCTGAACCCGTCCTCGATTGGCGGCGGGCTTGCCTTTGTCATCACGCCGGACGACGAAACCGTGGGAGACGCCGGCGGGTTCCTGGGGCTCGTAAGCGGGGAAGGATTGGGTCCGGCCTCGGGGTTCTTGGCGGTGGAATTCGACACTCTTATGGATGTGGAATTCAAAGACATTAATGGAAACCATGTGGGTTTGGATCTAAACAGCATGGTTTCTACTCAGGTCGCCGATTTGGGAGCTCTCGATGTCGATCTCAAAAGCGGTGACGTTGTGAACGCGTGGATCGAATACGACGGGTCAACAAGAGTCTTCAACATATCGGTTTCATACTCGAATCTGAAACCGAAAGAGCCTCTCTTGTCCTTTAGTCTTGATCTGGATCAGTTCGTCAACGATTTCATGTACGTGGGGTTTTCCGGTTCGACTCAGGGGAGTACAGAGATTCACAGTGTCGAGTGGTGGAGTTTCAGCTCATCATTCGAATCGAATTCGTCTCCTGGGCCGCCGGATTTATCACCATCGGCTCCGGCTCCACCTCCTCCGACTACGACTTTGATGAATCCAACGGCGAATTCCGTGAGGTCTCCGCCGCCTTCATTGGCTCCCTCTGGTTCCGATTCAATAACCAGCACAAACCAGAAGAACAGTAAGTCATCCTCTTGCCATAACCAGCTCTGCAAACAAGGTCCTGGAGCTGTTGCAGGGGTAGTGACAGCAAGCGCTTTCGTTTTAGCATTGTTTGCCGGTGCTTTGATTTGGGTTTACtccaagaaattcaaacacgtcAAGAACAAATCGGAATCATCTTTTGCCTCTGAGATCTTAAAGACGCCCAAAGAATTCACTTATAGACAGCTTAAAACGGCTACAAAGTGTTTCAATGCCAACAGAATCATTGGTCATGGCGCATTTGGGACGGTCTACAAAGGAATATTGCCGGACACCGGCGACATTGTGGCCGTGAAAAGATGCAGTCACAGTAGTCAAGGAAAGAACGAATTTCTCTCCGAATTATCCATAATCGGAACTCTAAGGCATCGAAATCTAGTTCGCCTCCAAGGCTGGTGCCACGAAAAGGGTGAAATCCTATTAGTCTACGATTTAATGCCTAATGGAAGCCTCGACAAGGCATTGTTCGAAGCCAGAATGCCGTTGCCGTGGCCACACAGACGGAAAATCCTATTCGGCGTCGCTTCGGCTCTGGCTTATCTGCATCAAGAATGTGAAAACCAGGTAATTCACAGAGACGTCAAGACCAGCAACATAATGTTGGACGAAGGGTTCAATGCCAGGCTAGGAGATTTCGGTTTAGCAAGACAAATTGAGCACGACAAGTCGCCGGACGCAACGGTGGCCGCCGGAACGATGGGATATTTGGCACCGGAATACTTGCTAACGGGAAGAGCTACCGAAAAGACCGATGTGTTCAGCTACGGCGCGGTGGTCCTCGAAGTGGCAAGTGGAAGAAGGCCCATTGAGAGAGAAGTCAGTGGGGTTGGGAAAGTTGGGGTTAGCGGCAATTTGGTGGAATGGGTTTGGAGTTTACACAGAGAAGGAAGGTTGCTGACAGCGGCAGATTCTAGGCTCGAGGGTGAGTTCGAAGAGGGGGAGATGAGGAAGATTCTGTTGGTTGGTCTCGCTTGCTCGCACCCGGATCCGTTAGCCCGACCCACAATGAGGAATGTGGTTCAGATGCTAGTGGGTGAAGCTGAGGTCCCTCTGGTCCCAAGAGCCAAGCCGTCAACGAGTTTCAGCACTTCTTACCTTCTGCAGAGCTTGCAGGACAGTGTTTCTGACTGTAATGGAATGATTAACCTCTCCACCTCTTCCTCGGAAGAAAGCTTCAAGGGTGTTGATCTAGTGTAg
- the LOC107407421 gene encoding peroxidase 21: MASINLCSLSRFILLLLPILLQFHSGNCELQLNYYEQSCPKAEEIIKQQVINLYHKHGNTAVSWVRNLFHDCMVKSCDASLLLETSNGIESEKESERSFGMRNFKYVNTIKEAVEKECPSTVSCADIVALSARDGIVMLGGPHAEMKTGRKDSKESYASVLEDFIPNHNDTISLVLSRFQSIGIDVERTVALLGAHSVGRVHCVNLVHRLYPTVDPTLDPDYADYLKGRCPTPYPDPNAVLYARNDRETPMILDNMYYKNILNHKGPLIVDQQLASDPKTSPFVEKMAADNGYFHEQFANAIVLLSENNPLTGDQGEVRKDCRFVNAN, encoded by the exons ATGGCCTCCATTAACCTCTGCTCTTTGTCTCGCTTCATCCTTTTGTTGCTACCCATACTCTTACAATTTCATTctg GTAACTGTGAACTCCAGCTAAATTATTATGAGCAGAGTTGCCCCAAAGCTGAGGAAATCATCAAGCAGCAAGTCATCAACCTCTACCATAAACATGGCAATACAGCAGTCTCCTGGGTCAGAAATCTCTTCCATGATTGCATGGTCaag TCTTGTGATGCATCTCTGCTGTTAGAGACATCGAATGGTATTGAATCGGAGAAGGAGTCAGAGAGGAGCTTCGGGATGAGAAACTTCAAGTACgtaaacaccattaaagaagcTGTGGAAAAGGAATGCCCTTCCACAGTTTCTTGTGCCGATATTGTTGCTCTTTCTGCAAGGGATGGCATTGTCATG CTAGGAGGACCTCATGCTGAAATGAAAACGGGACGAAAGGACAGCAAAGAGAGTTACGCATCAGTCCTTGAAGATTTTATCCCAAATCATAACGATACCATTTCTTTGGTCCTTTCTCGCTTTCAGTCTATTGGAATCGATGTTGAAAGAACAGTTGCCCTTTTAG GAGCTCATTCCGTGGGCCGAGTTCACTGTGTGAATCTCGTACATAGACTTTACCCGACCGTGGACCCAACCTTGGACCCGGACTACGCCGACTACCTCAAGGGTCGTTGCCCAACCCCATATCCCGATCCAAACGCAGTTCTCTACGCACGAAACGACAGAGAAACCCCTATGATCCTCGACAACATGTACTACAAAAATATCCTCAACCACAAGGGTCCACTTATAGTGGATCAGCAATTGGCCTCCGACCCGAAAACGTCGCCGTTTGTGGAGAAAATGGCCGCCGATAACGGATACTTCCATGAACAATTTGCCAACGCCATCGTATTGTTATCTGAGAATAACCCTCTTACCGGCGACCAGGGCGAGGTCAGGAAGGACTGCCGGTTCGTTAATGCGAATTGA